One Nocardioides aromaticivorans genomic window carries:
- a CDS encoding molybdopterin cofactor-binding domain-containing protein, whose protein sequence is MGKSPARASARPLSRRSFVGYVMGGTSLVVAADLVAGAAPAHAVPIPSLPQVPELYDLNDFLTHCALPTSNLIAIHVDEEGHAHFALPRMEVGQGITTSIGMLIADELDLPLDRVHVTLAPARPELLFNQLTGGSNTMISMYTPVRVAAAVARKALLDAAAVQLGALVTTLTVKGGIISDLLGNTLTYGEAAATAASPTTKRVRVRLKAAADQSLIGTPQRRVDALDAVTGRKQYAMDIDVPDALPTMVCRAPDLNGTARSVRNQADVASMPGVTHVAIIPTGVAVRARTFGQCIDAVRALDVEWSPGTVVGKSSADILGELRKAQLPLVVPKLGASTVEAEFVFHFRSGSALEPNCAVADVRDGTATIWGGLKSPIDTQSKVAKALGLPQGKVTVHVVQGGGSFGRKLFSDAAIEAAHASKAFGAPVKLMWHRADEPRQGRVHPMTTSRIRASILAGSVISFEQRHTAVTTDFTHGLGERLTAEVAALPTGLANLTFSESIFTLTQELPYNFGVVTQLLNETDHDVRRFNTSSVRNVYSPEVRCANELMVDQLAKRFKQDPVAFRRAHLRSGIVKRVLERAAELGEWGRTMPPGTAQGIAIHKEYKGATAVLVEIDCRPETVDRKVRDAVTGPRVTKALVVVDCGLVVNPLGVQAQMMGGFMDGMAQALTYSNHLVDGHFLEASWDNSAYTRQWNVPFEFRCEVIDSDRKEPGGAGEAGVAASMAAVACAYARATGTLPKEFPINFHAPLHFEPKPFVPSVPESPVNGLDHTF, encoded by the coding sequence ATGGGGAAGTCTCCGGCGCGCGCCTCCGCGCGCCCACTCAGCCGCCGCTCCTTCGTCGGCTACGTCATGGGGGGCACGAGCCTCGTCGTGGCCGCCGACCTCGTCGCCGGTGCCGCACCGGCGCACGCCGTCCCGATCCCGTCACTGCCGCAGGTGCCGGAGCTCTACGACCTCAACGACTTCCTGACGCACTGCGCGTTGCCGACGTCGAACCTCATCGCGATCCACGTCGACGAGGAGGGGCACGCCCACTTCGCCCTCCCGAGGATGGAGGTCGGCCAGGGCATCACCACCTCGATCGGCATGCTCATCGCCGACGAGCTCGACCTGCCGCTCGACCGGGTGCACGTCACGCTGGCGCCGGCACGGCCCGAGCTGCTCTTCAACCAGCTCACCGGCGGCTCCAACACGATGATCTCGATGTACACGCCGGTGCGGGTCGCGGCCGCGGTGGCGCGCAAGGCCCTCCTCGACGCCGCCGCCGTCCAGCTCGGCGCCCTGGTCACGACGCTGACCGTGAAGGGCGGCATCATCTCGGACCTGCTCGGCAACACGCTCACCTACGGCGAGGCCGCGGCGACCGCGGCCTCGCCGACCACGAAGCGGGTCCGGGTCAGGCTCAAGGCAGCAGCGGACCAGTCGCTCATCGGTACGCCGCAGCGCCGCGTGGACGCCCTCGACGCGGTGACCGGCCGCAAGCAGTACGCGATGGACATCGACGTCCCGGACGCCCTGCCCACGATGGTGTGCCGGGCGCCGGACCTCAACGGCACCGCACGCTCCGTGCGCAACCAGGCCGACGTCGCCTCGATGCCCGGTGTCACCCACGTCGCGATCATCCCGACGGGCGTCGCCGTCCGCGCGAGGACCTTCGGCCAGTGCATCGACGCCGTGCGGGCCCTCGACGTCGAGTGGAGTCCCGGCACGGTCGTCGGGAAGTCGTCGGCCGACATCCTCGGCGAGCTGCGCAAGGCCCAGCTGCCGCTGGTCGTTCCCAAGCTCGGGGCCAGCACCGTGGAGGCCGAGTTCGTCTTCCACTTCCGCAGCGGCTCGGCCCTCGAGCCCAACTGTGCCGTCGCCGACGTACGCGACGGGACGGCGACGATCTGGGGCGGGCTCAAGTCGCCGATCGACACCCAGTCGAAGGTGGCCAAGGCGCTCGGCCTGCCGCAGGGCAAGGTGACCGTCCACGTCGTCCAGGGCGGCGGCTCCTTCGGGCGCAAGCTGTTCAGCGACGCGGCGATCGAGGCGGCCCACGCGTCGAAGGCGTTCGGGGCGCCGGTGAAGCTGATGTGGCACCGCGCCGACGAGCCGCGCCAGGGTCGCGTGCACCCGATGACGACATCGCGGATCCGGGCCAGCATCCTCGCCGGCAGCGTGATCAGCTTCGAGCAGCGGCACACGGCCGTCACGACGGACTTCACCCACGGCCTCGGCGAGCGGCTGACCGCGGAGGTGGCGGCGCTGCCGACCGGGCTGGCCAACCTGACCTTCTCGGAGTCGATCTTCACGCTCACCCAGGAGCTGCCCTACAACTTCGGGGTCGTCACCCAGCTCCTCAACGAGACCGACCACGACGTCAGGCGGTTCAACACCAGCTCGGTGCGCAACGTCTACTCCCCGGAGGTCCGCTGCGCCAACGAGCTGATGGTCGACCAGCTGGCGAAGAGGTTCAAGCAGGACCCCGTCGCCTTCCGGCGCGCGCACCTGCGCAGCGGGATCGTCAAGCGGGTCCTCGAGCGGGCGGCCGAGCTGGGGGAGTGGGGCCGGACGATGCCGCCCGGCACCGCCCAGGGCATCGCGATCCACAAGGAGTACAAGGGCGCGACCGCCGTACTGGTGGAGATCGACTGCCGGCCCGAGACGGTCGACCGGAAGGTCCGCGACGCGGTCACCGGGCCGCGGGTCACCAAGGCCCTCGTGGTCGTCGACTGTGGCCTGGTCGTCAACCCGCTGGGCGTGCAGGCCCAGATGATGGGCGGCTTCATGGACGGGATGGCCCAGGCGCTGACCTACAGCAACCACCTCGTCGACGGGCACTTCCTCGAGGCGAGCTGGGACAACTCGGCGTACACGCGTCAGTGGAACGTCCCGTTCGAGTTCCGGTGCGAGGTCATCGACTCCGACCGCAAGGAGCCCGGCGGCGCCGGCGAGGCGGGGGTCGCGGCGTCGATGGCCGCGGTGGCCTGCGCCTACGCCCGGGCCACGGGCACCCTGCCCAAGGAGTTCCCGATCAACTTCCACGCGCCGCTGCACTTCGAGCCCAAGCCGTTCGTCCCGTCCGTCCCCGAGTCGCCGGTCAACGGCCTCGACCACACCTTCTGA